A stretch of the Drosophila sulfurigaster albostrigata strain 15112-1811.04 chromosome 2L, ASM2355843v2, whole genome shotgun sequence genome encodes the following:
- the LOC133850659 gene encoding DNA fragmentation factor subunit beta isoform X2, producing MLNYIKEAIMAPSTRSSSCGKNNQSSTGKGLDKGNRDKERERDIESSGKMQGYKITDNERTRKYGIGANSLEMLIRKALLKFPLQDLHIYLATDGFEVSDDEYFNSLPAQTLFIVAGPDAVITTDGDYEFEKMRQESPLLKVADIFYDFIEQHPDKFRRMIAQYEQQKQRHALDNTKAHLSLKVDHLEWFEGSEERFQSKEEAMAMRAQTRVRGYYYKTKEELTRNKLYRQNAKARQVINSALEQFRYLLIGCDYFSMMFNRKCQQKHEILQEHIDAEETDAAGVPNKRLRQLIKDYTTRHAILDEWSVSLCTDLGDFYCQGAYSDNGNCCSLQHTINPYASRENLILFQVWNLDHQIELCRSILPSLVANVEELVTYPQRKCTLHNKRVIDISVLEYFLEIFSLKNLKLVHIVCHDKVQRTNRSNGRLLCADCHEYRIVQELMDVETADTTS from the exons ATGCTCAACTACATTAAAGAGGCAATAATGGCGCCGTCCACACgtagcagcagctgtggcaaAAACAATCAAAGTTCAACTGGCAAAGGACTGGACAAGGGCAACAGAGATAAGGAAAGAGAACGGGACATTGAATCGTCAGGAAAAATGCAAGGCTACAAAATAACTGACAATGAGCGAACTCGAAAATATGGGATTGGAGCAAATTCACTGGAAATGCTCATACGGAAAGCTCTGCTTAAATTTCCG CTGCAGGACTTGCACATCTATTTGGCAACCGATGGGTTTGAAGTGTCTGATGACGAATATTTTAACAGCTTGCCAGCGCAAACCTTATTCATCGTGGCTGGACCCGATGCTGTTATTACAACAG ATGGTGACTATGAGTTTGAAAAAATGCGTCAAGAGTCGCCGTTGCTCAAGGTGGCAGACATATTTTATGACTTCATTGAGCAGCATCCGGATAAGTTTCGTCGTATGATTGCGCAGTacgaacaacaaaagcagcgtCATGCTCTGGACAACACCAAGGCACACTTGAGTCTTAAGGTCGATCACCTTGAATGGTTCGAGGGCAGCGAGGAGCGCTTTCAATCCAAGGAGGAAGCAATGGCAATGAGAGCACAAACACGTGTTCGTGGTTACTATTACAAGACTAAGGAGGAGCTGACTCGCAACAAACTGTACAGACAAAATGCCAAGGCGAGACAAGTGATTAATTCTGCGCTGGAACAATTTCGCTATCTGCTAATTGGCTGCGATTACTTCTCCATGATGTTTAATCGAAAGTGTCAGCAGAAGCATGAGATACTGCAAGAGCATATTGATGCAGAGGAGACTGATGCTGCCGGTGTCCCTAATAAGCGTCTAAGACAACTCATTAAGGACTATACTACACGCCATGCCATACTGGATGAATGGTCTGTTTCATTATGCACTGATCTGGGAGATTTCTATTGCCAGGGTGCATACTCAGATAATGGCAACTGTTGCAGTCTACAGCACACCATAAATCCATATGCATCGCGTGAGAATCTTATTTTGTTTCAAGTGTGGAATCTCGatcatcaaattgaattatgtcGCTCAATTTTGCCCTCTCTCGTGGCTAATGTCGAAGAGTTGGTTACATATCCACAACGCAAGTGCACGCTTCACAACAAACGCGTTATCGACATTTCTGTGCTTGAATACTTTTTGGAGATATTCTCTCTGAAGAATCTCAAACTGGTTCACATTGTATGCCACGATAAGGTACAACGTACAAATCGCTCAAATGGTCGTCTTCTATGCGCTGACTGTCATGAGTATCGAATTGTACAAGAGCTCATGGATGTAGAGACGGCAGATACAACTTCCTAG
- the LOC133850659 gene encoding DNA fragmentation factor subunit beta isoform X1 — translation MLNYIKEAIMAPSTRSSSCGKNNQSSTGKGLDKGNRDKERERDIESSGKMQGYKITDNERTRKYGIGANSLEMLIRKALLKFPDLHIYLATDGFEVSDDEYFNSLPAQTLFIVAGPDAVITTDGDYEFEKMRQESPLLKVADIFYDFIEQHPDKFRRMIAQYEQQKQRHALDNTKAHLSLKVDHLEWFEGSEERFQSKEEAMAMRAQTRVRGYYYKTKEELTRNKLYRQNAKARQVINSALEQFRYLLIGCDYFSMMFNRKCQQKHEILQEHIDAEETDAAGVPNKRLRQLIKDYTTRHAILDEWSVSLCTDLGDFYCQGAYSDNGNCCSLQHTINPYASRENLILFQVWNLDHQIELCRSILPSLVANVEELVTYPQRKCTLHNKRVIDISVLEYFLEIFSLKNLKLVHIVCHDKVQRTNRSNGRLLCADCHEYRIVQELMDVETADTTS, via the exons ATGCTCAACTACATTAAAGAGGCAATAATGGCGCCGTCCACACgtagcagcagctgtggcaaAAACAATCAAAGTTCAACTGGCAAAGGACTGGACAAGGGCAACAGAGATAAGGAAAGAGAACGGGACATTGAATCGTCAGGAAAAATGCAAGGCTACAAAATAACTGACAATGAGCGAACTCGAAAATATGGGATTGGAGCAAATTCACTGGAAATGCTCATACGGAAAGCTCTGCTTAAATTTCCG GACTTGCACATCTATTTGGCAACCGATGGGTTTGAAGTGTCTGATGACGAATATTTTAACAGCTTGCCAGCGCAAACCTTATTCATCGTGGCTGGACCCGATGCTGTTATTACAACAG ATGGTGACTATGAGTTTGAAAAAATGCGTCAAGAGTCGCCGTTGCTCAAGGTGGCAGACATATTTTATGACTTCATTGAGCAGCATCCGGATAAGTTTCGTCGTATGATTGCGCAGTacgaacaacaaaagcagcgtCATGCTCTGGACAACACCAAGGCACACTTGAGTCTTAAGGTCGATCACCTTGAATGGTTCGAGGGCAGCGAGGAGCGCTTTCAATCCAAGGAGGAAGCAATGGCAATGAGAGCACAAACACGTGTTCGTGGTTACTATTACAAGACTAAGGAGGAGCTGACTCGCAACAAACTGTACAGACAAAATGCCAAGGCGAGACAAGTGATTAATTCTGCGCTGGAACAATTTCGCTATCTGCTAATTGGCTGCGATTACTTCTCCATGATGTTTAATCGAAAGTGTCAGCAGAAGCATGAGATACTGCAAGAGCATATTGATGCAGAGGAGACTGATGCTGCCGGTGTCCCTAATAAGCGTCTAAGACAACTCATTAAGGACTATACTACACGCCATGCCATACTGGATGAATGGTCTGTTTCATTATGCACTGATCTGGGAGATTTCTATTGCCAGGGTGCATACTCAGATAATGGCAACTGTTGCAGTCTACAGCACACCATAAATCCATATGCATCGCGTGAGAATCTTATTTTGTTTCAAGTGTGGAATCTCGatcatcaaattgaattatgtcGCTCAATTTTGCCCTCTCTCGTGGCTAATGTCGAAGAGTTGGTTACATATCCACAACGCAAGTGCACGCTTCACAACAAACGCGTTATCGACATTTCTGTGCTTGAATACTTTTTGGAGATATTCTCTCTGAAGAATCTCAAACTGGTTCACATTGTATGCCACGATAAGGTACAACGTACAAATCGCTCAAATGGTCGTCTTCTATGCGCTGACTGTCATGAGTATCGAATTGTACAAGAGCTCATGGATGTAGAGACGGCAGATACAACTTCCTAG
- the LOC133850658 gene encoding UV radiation resistance-associated gene protein codes for MHLRPRCCEWLPLATQQLRLRNLARIQGLNIECTLDANININANSGSGECGIAEQEELLLYYTLHADKASEAFYTSEALPQRHQQQKWAEICAGDETWRKSNAQCVCVKVWAHYQPTAQRTLEPNETEQISEPQQSAKLSQRLANVHLTPHKLSRPPELLFSWGVYFSGLIPVAQLALANCRINCLIFQLNGELFTSPALISEQGLHAQLHLHYQRYAELDNNKRNASDAGGINSPSVSRSGSPVLQMSTMRYAQLSCQLADMRRSYNLESLLLLQRRQRDQRKKLRDIAEISSEIARLSVRCITRNELRLKPRTTSISGSPYGSLHSQQYHSMGRTLSVLLAEQQEIAPLTLYSAQQLMQQIEALRCKKRLLETERETFKERNAQKQEHLQLLREERDRVQRQLHNQLLKLEQQRLELRTEAPKQSADHEQKRQITLQVERSMSTLVLELQEIYDIKSMGSQQFSICGIAFPHMEQYTSESRQATNAQLLENVSPLAVSAALGYVAHLVQMLAYIMDRPLRNPIYYEPSRSRIADEIKELTYTSKEFPLYSRSILPSQQTKYAIYLLRQNVSQLCYDITGHCDLRNTFSNLLELFDTLRYIERTQRDASMDRDNQMSVSGRHVNGLAVAAANSQLSQSHSSVDMNHVPLPTTANTAKDALLQQLLPPGVSQALAIEGYASTQRICRSVGSYSDGEDEFRPRLEQNYSNSDSNITLQTERR; via the exons ATGCATTTGCGACCGCGATGCTGTGAATGGCTGCCGCTTGCAACGCAGCAGTTGCGTCTCCGCAACCTGGCGCGCATCCAAGGACTCAACATTGAGTGCACCTTGGACGCCAACATCAATATTAATGCGAACAGCGGCAGTGGGGAGTGTGGAATTGCGGAACAAGAAGAGTTGCTTTTATACTACACATTACATGCAGATAAGGCTAGTGAAGCGTTCTATACGAGCGAGGCGCTGCCGCAGCGTCACCAGCAGCAAAAGTGGGCGGAAATTTGTGCGGGCGACGAAACCTGGCGAAAATCTAATGCTCAATGCGTGTGTGTTAAAGTCTGGGCGCATTATCAGCCGACTGCCCAGCGGACTCTTGAGCCAAATGAGACTGAACAGATATCGGAGCCGCAACAAAG CGCGAAGCTGTCGCAGCGACTGGCCAATGTGCATTTGACACCCCACAAGCTGTCACGCCCTCCAGAGCTGCTCTTTAGCTGGGGTGTTTACTTTTCCGGCCTCATACCTGTCGCACAGCTGGCGCTTGCCAATTGTCGCATTAACTGCttgatttttcaattgaatggCGAACTCTTTACCTCACCGGCGCTGATCAGTGAACAGGGATTGCATGCCCAACTACATCTGCATTATCAACGGTATGCCGAGCTCGACAATAATAAACGGAATGCCAGCGATGCTGGCGGCATCAATTCGCCAAGTGTTAGTCGCAGTGGCAGTCCTGTTCTGCAGATGAGCACCATGCGCTATGCCCAACTTAGCTGTCAACTGGCGGATATGCGTCGTAGCTATAATCTGGAGAGCCTGCTGCTGTTACAGCGTCGCCAACGCGATCAGCGAAAGAAACTACGGGATATAGCGGAAATCAGCAGCGAAATTGCACGACTGAGTGTGCGCTGCATTACGCGCAATGAGCTGCGACTGAAGCCAAGAACAACGTCAATCTCTGGATCGCCGTACGGCAGTCTTCATTCTCAGCAATATCATTCCATGGGGCGAACGCTTAGCGTGCTGCTGGCTGAGCAGCAAGAGATTGCCCCACTGACATTGTACAGTGCCCAGCAACTGATGCAACAGATTGAAGCATTGCGCTGCAAAAAGCGACTACTCGAAACCGAGCGCGAGACATTTAAAGAGCGCAACGCGCAAAAGCAAGAGCATCTCCAGTTGTTGCGGGAAGAACGGGATCGAGTGCAACGCCAATTACACAACCAGTTACTCAAGCTGGAACAGCAACGTTTGGAATTGCGCACAGAGGCGCCGAAGCAGAGTGCTGATCACGAACAAAAACGACAAATCACACTACAG GTGGAGCGTAGCATGTCCACGTTGGTGCTCGAGCTTCAGGAGATTTATGACATCAAAAGTATGGGCTCGCAACAGTTTAGCATTTGTGGTATTGCCTTTCCCCACATGGAACAATACACGAGCGAATCCAGGCAAGCGACAAATGCCCAGTTGCTGGAGAACGTCTCGCCGCTGGCGGTGAGCGCAGCGCTGGGCTATGTGGCACATCTTGTACAGATGCTAGCCTACATTATGGATCGCCCGCTACGCAACCCCATTTATTATGAACCATCTCGTTCGCGTATTGCCGATGAAATCAAGGAGCTGACCTACACATCGAAAGa ATTCCCTTTGTATTCGCGTTCAATTTTGCCATCGCAGCAAACCAAGTATGCCATTTATTTGCTGCGTCAGAATGTTTCGCAGCTGTGCTATGACATCACTGGCCACTGTGATTTGCGAAACACATTTAGCAATTTACTAGAACTCTTTGATACGCTGCGCTACATTGAGCGCACGCAGCGCGATGCATCGATGGATCGTGATAACCAAATGTCCGTTAGCGGCAGACATGTTAACGGTTTGGCTGTAGCGGCGGCAAACTCTCAGCTTTCTCAGTCGCACTCATCGGTGGACATGAATCATGTGCCACTGCCTACGACAGCAAATACAGCCAAAGATGCCTtgctgcagcaactgctgccGCCGGGCGTGAGTCAGGCTCTGGCCATCGAGGGTTATGCGTCAACGCAACG AATTTGTCGGTCTGTCGGTTCCTATTCGGATGGCGAAGATGAGTTTCGGCCTAGGTTGGAACAAAACTATTCCAACTCGGACTCGAACATAACATTGCAAACGGAACGCAGATAG